GTTCTGAAAACACAGAACGTGAGCAAAAGAACTGGCACACCTCATCGtttctcttttaaaaataccctgTAAGTCAATTTAgtttcaaaacagtcggtggGTGGCGCTATTTCTGGCCTAcgattttcatgttttttggcTATGCGactgttttctttattttcctgCTCTCAAATTaacagaataaatattttggcttCTCACTTGTAGACCAAAAGAGATTGAGCGCAAGAATTGGATATCACAGCAATCAAGAGAGAAGTTTACTGCTCGTCGCAGATGTGAAAATCTGTTAAGGGTCTCGATTTTCCTCCCACAATTCGAATTTATGCCAAGGTGTGCGAGATAGCTGCTCATGTTTTTCGGATTCAGTTGAAAAACTCATTGATAAAATCGAAATatcatgtttttcttttatagcCAAACTGTACgtagatatatttatattctagTTCTTAATGATAATGGCCAGGTATTTGATATTGGGGGAAGTGACCCTTAAATGACATTTTTAGTCTCACCGACGTTTGGAAACTTTTGGGAAAAGTCCAAATACTCAGAGGATGCATCACTTTTGTTGACATACTCAGGCAATTGTGGTAACATGAGTTATATAATTCGAATTTAGCactataaactttttttcgaTACCGCAATAAAGttagttttcatttatttcaaaCTCTTTGAGAACTTAAACCATTTAACTCACATTAGTtgctttaatatatttgcaCCCACCTGTTTTTGGTCTATATTGTCTGATTATGTTTCGTTATATTTCGGAATTTTGAAAGCGAACCGTCTTTGTGCTTTGCTCGACGTTCTGGGACAAACTGAACTCTgagaaaagttttcaaaacagCACGAAGAGGACCGAAGACCACTGTATCACACGAGTGGGGCACTTTTAATCTATTTACAAAATACTACTAAGATATGTGtggttattttaaaattatctttCGTCATGGGAAGTTGATGAGAATCGAGAGAATCCTAATTAATCGTGCTCTGTTGCTTGCGAATTACTTTTACTCTCGATGGGATATTTTATTGGGTTGGTGCCCATGACGTTCTTAAATAATGTCGCAGGTACTAAACAAACTGGTGTAACTTgtagtttaaatattattatatccgAGTTCTTTAAAGTGCCTATCCTTCTAATACTTTTATGTTGTGAGGGCGACAATAAATCAATTGTTTGTCTTTTAGCTGCATTGGCTTTGTGCTTGGATTCAGGTAGAGTTGGACTTTGGAGCCGACATTTAGTAGTTCCGACTGATTCTTCTGAAGAAGAATATTAAATTGGGACCCATATTCCGGTGCAACCAAGGCTAAGGCAAGGCCACACTCCTTTGATATACCCAAAACTCGAACCGTGTAGTTGGGTACTCTGTCCTTAATGTGACGTTGATCCATGCGATCTTTTTTCAAGAATCGCCGTAAGTCTTCAGCATAGCCTCCTCTTTGAAAGCGTTGATTTTGCTTTAAATTGGCCTTCTGGTTGATCGGCAAATACTGCTTGGTCTTCTCTTCCGGCACAAGTTTAATAGGTGGAGGGGATTCAGTACAGCTATCATCGGATAGTTCATTGTCTATGTCCCACGTACGAGTCCTTGAAGAATGGTGGACCCCGTGGGGCAACGTTCGTCTCTTTGTTCCTGGCCAATTGGTGTTCAGCAGCTGGAAGCAGGTTGAGAAACTGCTGTTGGCCGTAGTATCCGACTGACTGCTGCCAGTTGCAGTCTTATTGAGCTCCTGCCAggataaatcaaatttagaCGGAGTATTTCTGCGATGAAAGGACGGGGACTCCATCAAAATGCTTCTTTCATTGGCTGCTGATGAGTTAAGCTCCTTTGGCGCTTTGCCATAAGTCTGGAACATAGAA
The genomic region above belongs to Drosophila takahashii strain IR98-3 E-12201 chromosome 2L, DtakHiC1v2, whole genome shotgun sequence and contains:
- the LOC108062441 gene encoding uncharacterized protein isoform X1; translation: MQRSKRKLPSPVEDDDQQENNPDRDKRRIRQPPASEDLCSPRAVQSGNTLSRFDSTWLALQRTGKSSSQPDSPRSSSTASSSHLLNTSWPGPKRRPRALPIVFQKSPRTPPLVTNKLPKTSSMFQTYGKAPKELNSSAANERSILMESPSFHRRNTPSKFDLSWQELNKTATGSSQSDTTANSSFSTCFQLLNTNWPGTKRRTLPHGVHHSSRTRTWDIDNELSDDSCTESPPPIKLVPEEKTKQYLPINQKANLKQNQRFQRGGYAEDLRRFLKKDRMDQRHIKDRVPNYTVRVLGISKECGLALALVAPEYGSQFNILLQKNQSELLNVGSKVQLYLNPSTKPMQLKDKQLIYCRPHNIKVLEG